A part of Pseudochaenichthys georgianus unplaced genomic scaffold, fPseGeo1.2 scaffold_350_arrow_ctg1, whole genome shotgun sequence genomic DNA contains:
- the LOC117442214 gene encoding olfactory receptor 11A1-like, which produces MAGEYNVTYITLDGHVEVQRYRYLYFVIMFTAFVLIICSNSTIVCIIALHRNLHEPMYVFIAALLINSILFSSAVYPKLLIDFLSEEQIISHSACLFQWFIYYSFNGSEFFLLAAMAYDRYVSICKPLQYPNIMRKRTVKMFLILAWLLPFCQVSVPMIVSANKKLCHFNLKGIICNSTVQKLYCVTSRLVNIYGLAALVTAVICPVLFILFTYIRIVIVCYRSSQEVRRKAAQTCLPHLLVLINFTCLGAYDVLLPRLGTDFPKTVRLIMSLQILLFHPLFNPIIYGLKMKEINRQLKRLFCKRV; this is translated from the coding sequence ATGGCTGGtgaatataatgtgacatatataACTCTTGATGGGCATGTGGAAGTGCAGAGGTATAGATATCTTTATTTTGTGATCATGTTTACTGCATTTGTTCTGATCATCTGCAGTAATTCCACTATTGTGTGCATCATTGCTTTACACAGAAACCTCCATGAGCCTATGTACGTGTTCATTGCAGCTTTGTTGATTAACTCTATTCTGTTCAGCTCTGCTGTCTATCCAAAGCTTCTGATTGACTTTTTATCAGAGGAACAGATCATATCTCATTCAGCCTGTCTGTTTCAGTGGTTTATTTACTACTCTTTTAATGGTTCAGAATTCTTCCTGTTGGCAGCCATGGCCTATGACAGATATGTGTCTATATGTAAACCTCTGCAATATCCAAATATCATGAGAAAAAGAACTGTTAAAATGTTCCTGATCCTAGCTTGGCTTCTGCCTTTTTGTCAGGTTTCAGTGCCGATGATAGTGAGTGCTAACAAAAAACTCTGTCACTTTAATTTGAAAGGAATAATTTGCAACAGCACGGTTCAAAAACTGTATTGTGTGACTTCAAGACTGGTGAATATATACGGCTTGGCTGCCCTCGTAACTGCAGTAATTTGTCCTGTGCTCTTCATTCTTTTCACATACATCAGGATAGTTATAGTTTGCTATAGAAGCAGTCAGGAGGTCAGGAGGAAAGCTGCACAGACCTGTTTACCCCATCTGCTGGTTCTCATTAACTTCACTTGTTTGGGTGCTTATGATGTACTTTTACCTCGACTTGGAACTGATTTTCCTAAAACTGTACGTTTAATAATGTCTTTACAAATATTGTTGTTTCATCCTCTCTTTAATCCCATCATATATGGTCTGAAAATGAAGGAAATTAATAGACAGCTGAAGAGATTGTTCTGCAAACGTGTCTAA